One genomic window of Panicum hallii strain FIL2 chromosome 6, PHallii_v3.1, whole genome shotgun sequence includes the following:
- the LOC112898081 gene encoding BTB/POZ and MATH domain-containing protein 1-like — MASSSQGPVSTTASTCTAETARGRHTFVVAGYSLHRGLGAGKFIRSATFYVGGQGWSVRCYPDGHTGKESNQDFVCAYLELMAGTGAAEVRAVYDLRLVDQLTGESKVLFHPAAPRAFSGESPA, encoded by the coding sequence ATGGCGTCGTCGTCGCAGGGTCCAGTGAGCACGACAGCGTCAACGTGCACGGCGGAGACGGCGCGCGGCCGGCACACGTTCGTGGTCGCCGGGTACAGCCTGCACAGGGGCCTCGGCGCCGGCAAGTTCATCCGCTCCGCCACCTTCTACGTCGGCGGGCAGGGCTGGAGCGTCCGCTGCTACCCCGACGGGCACACCGGCAAGGAGAGCAACCAGGACTTCGTCTGCGCCTACCTCGAGCTCATGGCGGGGACAGGCGCCGCCGAGGTCCGGGCGGTCTACGACCTGAGGCTGGTGGACCAGCTCACCGGCGAGTCCAAGGTCCTCTTCCACCCGGCGGCGCCGAGGGCGTTCAGCGGCGAGAGCCCGGCCTAG
- the LOC112897982 gene encoding F-box/FBD/LRR-repeat protein At1g13570-like, translated as MARRAPFSVPDPATATACGPHELVRDPEQLLSYIRSCAPEPPVSTTAGLAARRASAADPDGIDRISGLSDALLRDIVSRLPCKDAARTAVLAARWRGVWLAAPLAVVDAHLLGRRHPASADAAAAAVTAAVSRALAAHPGPFRCAHLVSGLMDARQPHLKRWLRLLAAKGVQELVLVNRPCPREVPLPDTLFRIATLTRLYIGFWKFPRAASLQGASFPNLRELGVCSVVVEDGDIDSLVARSTVLEILNIQGSVKGLRLVSRSLRCVQICASVVESIAVVSTPCLDRLILWEVRGSPNPASGLRTRIKIGIAPKLRILGYLDPAQHLLEIGGTVIMAGIKPSASTIHTSVKTLSLTVCFGSNGAMMVPAILKCFPNVEALHIMSAKCDEPANRLNLKLWQEADPILSVLLRIKVMTIREFRGEQHELAFLQFFYQNARVLKDAAIVSANVRVTRISDKQMFSIIQNMDDSRWASKFGLAILGSNGPEGGRPWMFQRGANFSDDDPFAPIKFIGNGPASATRRNKTAGTGTNCI; from the exons ATGGCCCGCCGGGCGCCGTTCTCCGTCCCGGACCCCGCGACGGCGACCGCATGCGGCCCGCACGAGCTGGTCCGGGACCCGGAGCAGCTCCTGTCATACATCCGCAGCTgcgcccccgagccgcccgtcTCCACCACCGctggcctcgccgcccgccgcgcatCCGCCGCCGACCCCGACGGCATCGATCGCATCAGCGGCCTCTCCGACGCGCTCCTCCGCGACATCGTATCCCGCCTCCCCTGCAAGGACGCGGCGCGCACCGCCGTGCTCGCCGCGCGCTGGCGCGGGGTTTGGCTCgcggcgccgctcgccgtcgtcgACGCCCACCTCCTGGGCCGCCGGCACCCGGCGTCTGCcgacgcggcggccgcggccgtcACCGCCGCCGTGTCGCGCGCCCTCGCCGCGCACCCGGGGCCCTTCCGCTGCGCCCACCTCGTGTCCGGCCTCATGGACGCGCGGCAGCCCCACCTCAAGCGCTGgctccgcctcctcgccgcTAAGGGCGTCCAGGAGCTCGTCCTCGTCAACCGCCCGTGCCCGCGGGAGGTGCCCCTCCCCGACACGCTCTTCCGGATCGCCACCCTCACCCGCCTCTACATTGGCTTCTGGAAGTTCCCGCGCGCGGCGAGCCTCCAAGGCGCCTCCTTTCCCAACCTCCGCGAGCTCGGCGTCTGCAGCGTCGTCGTGGAGGACGGGGACATCGACTCCCTCGTCGCCAGGAGCACTGTCCTGGAGATCCTCAACATCCAAGGGAGCGTGAAGGGGTTGCGTCTCGTCAGCCGGAGCCTCCGGTGCGTGCAGATCTGCGCTTCCGTGGTGGAGAGCATCGCCGTGGTGAGCACCCCCTGTCTCGACCGGCTTATCCTGTGGGAAGTCCGGGGTTCTCCAAACCCTGCCAGTGGCTTGCGCACCAGGATCAAGATTGGAATTGCCCCCAAGCTGCGCATACTGGGATATCTGGACCCAGCACAACACCTGCTAGAGATTGGAGGCACCGTCATCATG GCTGGGATTAAACCAAGCGCAAGTACAATACACACAAGCGTGAAGACCCTGAGCTTGACAGTgtgttttggatccaatggtgCCATGATGGTGCCTGCCATCCTCAAATGCTTTCCCAATGTCGAGGCGCTGCATATTATG TCTGCAAAATGTGATGAACCCGCTAACAGGCTCAACCTCAAGTTATGGCAAGAGGCTGATCCTATCCTAAGTGTCCTGTTGCGCATCAAGGTGATGACAATCCGTGAGTTCCGAGGGGAGCAACATGAGCTGGCCTTCCTCCAGTTTTTCTACCAGAATGCACGGGTGCTGAAGGATGCAGCAATCGTTTCAGCCAATGTAAGGGTCACTAGAATATCCGACAAACAGATGTTTTCCATTATTCAGAATATGGATGATTCAAGATGGGCCAGTAAATTCGGACTGGCTATCTTGGGGAGCAATGGTCCTGAAGGAGGTAGACCCTGGATGTTTCAACGAGGAGCAAATTTTTCTGATGACGACCCTTTTGCACCGATTAAATTCATTGGAAACG GCCCTGCTTCAGCGACAAGAAGAAACAAGACTGCTGGGACGGGCACGAACTGTATCTGA
- the LOC112898080 gene encoding BTB/POZ and MATH domain-containing protein 1-like, whose protein sequence is MISCLPGFFWPPQPRGGVTELETTTSACATEAVRRKHVFEVRGYSSLLSRVGVGSFVRSATFEVGGYDWAVRYCPKGTDAAAAPGYASAFAVLLTPGAEARASCDLTLVCRRLGVPNLVSRTAPALFRHGGGGSHLAPAQGSRTFVDRSKLEAPASAYVRDDSLRIECVVTVFKFKKASPPSFPAPAPARVEAPTPSLPRGLEHLLETKEGADVTHAIVLATRSPVFKAELYGPMKEQDTGRRHIAIEDMQPDVFRALLHFVYTDTMLPGAMDDGLSSDDGNREFTKHLLVAADRYDVRGLKFVCERRLCRGLTIATVASMFALADRHNCSELQDASLEFITGSDTLADVVESEWYHHLRSLSPDVMIDLLRRQLSPTKLTVHNCYWIVNNILSLFLK, encoded by the coding sequence ATGATTTCGTGCCTGCCGGGTTTCTTCTGGCCGCCCCAGCCGCGCGGCGGCGTGACGGAGCTGGAGACGACGACGTCGGCGTGCGCCACGGAGGCCGTGCGGCGCAAGCACGTCTTCGAGGTCCGGGGGTACAGTAGCCTGCTCAGCCGCGTCGGCGTCGGCAGCTTCGTCCGCTCCGCCACCTTCGAGGTCGGGGGCTACGACTGGGCCGTCCGCTACTGCCCCAAGGGcaccgacgccgccgccgcgccgggctACGCGTCCGCCTTCGCCGTGCTCCTGACCCCGGGCGCCGAGGCGCGGGCGTCGTGCGACCTGACCCTCgtctgccgccgcctcggcgtGCCGAACCTGGTGTCCCGGACGGCGCCCGCCCTCttccgccacggcggcggcgggagccacCTCGCCCCGGCCCAGGGCTCCCGCACCTTCGTCGACAGGAGCAAGCTGGAGGCGCCGGCGTCGGCGTACGTCCGCGACGACAGCCTCCGGATAGAGTGCGTGGTCACCGTCTTCAAGTTCAAGAAAGCTAGCCCGCCGTCATTCCCGGCGCCAGCGCCGGCCCGCGTCGAGGCGCCGACTCCAAGCCTTCCACGGGGTCTCGAGCACCTGCTCGAGACGAAGGAGGGAGCCGACGTAACGCACGCCATCGTTCTCGCGACGCGCTCGCCGGTCTTCAAGGCGGAGCTGTACGGCCCCATGAAGGAACAAGACACGGGGCGCCGGCACATAGCCATCGAAGACATGCAGCCCGATGTGTTCAGAGCGCTGCTTCACTTCGTCTACACCGACACGATGCTCCCTGGCGCCATGGACGACGGCCTCAGCAGCGACGATGGGAACAGGGAATTCACGAAGCACTTGCTCGTGGCGGCGGATCGGTACGATGTGCGAGGCCTCAAGTTCGTGTGCGAGAGGAGACTTTGCAGGGGCCTTACCATCGCGACCGTGGCGTCCATGTTCGCCTTGGCTGACCGGCACAACTGCAGCGAGTTGCAGGATGCCAGCTTGGAGTTCATCACTGGCTCAGATACGTTGGCTGATGTCGTGGAGAGCGAATGGTACCATCACCTCAGATCGCTGTCCCCTGATGTCATGATCGATCTTTTGAGAAGGCAACTAAGTCCCACAAAACTTACAGTGCATAACTGTTATTGGATTGTGAATAATATACTTAGTTTATTTTTAAAGTAA
- the LOC112897315 gene encoding BTB/POZ and MATH domain-containing protein 2-like, with protein MEASQTPIETTGSRCAPETARGRHEFEIAGYSLQKDLSVGNFIKSATFAVGGHDWRIRFYPNDGDVLTAEGKDTVAVFLELISKTAEVRALYDFRLVDLETMQRSKVVAGVTKPSVFSALQPTLGFRKFMKKSVLEGRPFLLSDRLVLVCDVTVIMGTPVSESRTLCNIQVPPSDLVDNLGKLLESEEGADVTFKVEDKVFHAHKIVLAMRSPVFKVELYGPMRDKNQPSITVEDMQPAVFKALLHFIYKDSLPVMDNLDEDENTEMVKHLLVAADRYALERMKLMCENILCKKLDAGSVAAVLALADQHHCSKLKDACIQFINSSTKMDDLVASHGYAHLKRACPTVFADIWEWSAKFH; from the coding sequence ATGGAGGCATCCCAGACTCCAATAGAGACGACGGGTTCGAGGTGCGCGCCGGAGACGGCGCGGGGCAGGCACGAGTTCGAGATCGCGGGCTACAGCCTGCAGAAGGACCTCAGTGTCGGGAATTTCATCAAGTCGGCGACTTTCGCCGTCGGCGGCCACGACTGGCGCATCCGGTTCTACCCTAACGATGGGGACGTCCTAACAGCGGAAGGCAAAGACACCGTCGCCGTCTTCCTCGAGCTCATCAGCAAGACCGCCGAGGTGAGGGCGCTCTACGACTTTAGGCTGGTCGATCTGGAAACCATGCAGCGGTCCAAGGTTGTGGCGGGCGTGACGAAGCCGTCGGTATTCAGCGCTCTGCAGCCGACCTTGGGCTTTCGAAAGTTCATGAAGAAGAGCGTGCTAGAAGGGCGGCCTTTCCTCCTAAGCGACCGCCTTGTGCTAGTGTGCGACGTTACTGTAATCATGGGGACGCCGGTGTCTGAATCCAGGACATTGTGCAACATCCAAGTGCCGCCCTCAGACTTGGTGGATAATCTTGGGAAATTGCTGGAGTCGGAGGAGGGAGCAGATGTGACATTTAAGGTTGAAGACAAGGTTTTCCATGCCCACAAGATTGTGCTTGCAATGCGGTCACCGGTATTCAAGGTGGAGCTCTATGGACCTATGAGGGACAAGAATCAGCCAAGCATAACAGTCGAAGATATGCAGCCTGCTGTTTTCAAGGCCTTGCTACATTTTATCTATAAGGATTCGTTGCCTGTGATGGACAATCTTGATGAAGATGAGAATACAGAAATGGTGAAGCATCTACTTGTGGCTGCAGATAGGTATGCCTTGGAGAGGATGAAATTGATGTGTGAGAACATCCTTTGCAAGAAACTTGATGCTGGGAGTGTGGCAGCTGTTTTAGCTCTAGCTGATCAGCATCATTGCAGCAAGCTCAAAGATGCTTGCATTCAATTTATCAACTCTTCCACTAAAATGGATGATCTGGTGGCAAGCCATGGCTATGCACACCTCAAAAGAGCATGTCCCACCGTCTTTGCGGATATATGGGAGTGGTCAGCAAAATTTCATTAA